From one Rhizobium lentis genomic stretch:
- a CDS encoding WecB/TagA/CpsF family glycosyltransferase, producing the protein MNLIANFAVLASRRTIFDLPVCDLGWDDALVFINELASIPVGQTVVCFVNAHNMLTALRDDDYYRIMSRNLVLPDGIGLNIASQIAHGAPFPANLNGTDFVPAFLTFMEAPRRIGLIGGTRSVVEAAAENFRKHTPWHEFIVISDGFFDKVDSTDVVEEIERQKPDILIVGMGTPLQEKWVHDKIRADHARLVLTVGALFDFVSGAVPRAPKTVRMMRLEWAYRLIQEPARLWRRYIIGIPVFLFHVLRYRFRRRERILSHPEEQRSVVQPPVDRRKAS; encoded by the coding sequence ATGAATTTGATTGCGAACTTCGCGGTGCTTGCGTCGCGGCGGACGATCTTCGATCTGCCCGTCTGCGATCTCGGCTGGGACGATGCCCTCGTTTTTATCAACGAGCTGGCCTCCATCCCCGTCGGGCAGACCGTGGTTTGCTTCGTCAACGCCCATAACATGCTGACGGCGTTGCGCGACGATGATTATTACCGGATCATGTCGCGCAATCTGGTGCTGCCGGACGGCATCGGCCTCAACATCGCATCGCAGATCGCTCATGGCGCGCCGTTTCCCGCCAATCTGAACGGCACCGATTTCGTCCCGGCCTTCCTTACCTTCATGGAGGCCCCGCGCCGCATCGGCCTTATCGGCGGCACGCGATCGGTCGTCGAGGCAGCGGCCGAGAATTTCCGAAAGCACACGCCCTGGCACGAATTTATCGTCATTTCCGACGGCTTTTTCGACAAGGTCGATTCCACTGATGTCGTCGAGGAGATCGAGCGCCAGAAACCCGATATTCTGATCGTCGGCATGGGGACGCCGCTGCAGGAGAAATGGGTCCACGACAAGATCCGTGCCGACCATGCGCGCCTGGTGCTGACGGTGGGAGCTCTCTTCGACTTCGTCTCCGGCGCCGTCCCGCGGGCGCCGAAGACCGTGCGGATGATGCGCCTTGAATGGGCCTATCGCCTGATACAGGAGCCCGCACGTCTCTGGCGGCGCTACATCATCGGCATTCCTGTCTTCCTCTTCCATGTCCTGCGCTACCGCTTCCGCCGGCGCGAGAGAATCCTCAGCCACCCGGAAGAGCAGCGCAGCGTCGTGCAGCCGCCGGTCGACCGCAGGAAGGCGAGCTGA